The proteins below come from a single Isoptericola dokdonensis DS-3 genomic window:
- a CDS encoding uracil-xanthine permease family protein: MQRGWTRHGDGRRVAPGEVVAPGERLSWPRTIGIGLQHVVAMFGATFLVPILTGFPPSTTLFFSAIGTIGFLLITGNRLPSYLGSSFAFIAPIGAATASGGHSAAVGGILVTGLLLVVVGVVVHFAGPRWIDVVMPPIVTGVIVALIGLNLAPAAWNNYSQAPVTATVTLASVILISVLFRGILGRLSILLGVLVGYVVAVVRGEVDFTQVDQASLFGLPEFTAPTFDPSVLGLFLPVVFVLVAENVGHVKSVAAMTGQNLDDKMGRALLADGVATTLAGTGGGSGTTTYAENIGVMAATRVYSTAAYWVAGIGALLLSFSPVFGEIVNSVPVGVLGGVTTVLYGMIGVLGFRIWVQNRVDFADPVNLTTAAVPLVIGIANFRWTVGDLVFEGIALGTAAALVVYHLMRTIGRWRGTTTEIASPASASMTDAPDGTDPVRAADDASGVSSD; encoded by the coding sequence ATGCAGCGCGGATGGACCAGGCACGGCGACGGGCGCCGGGTCGCACCGGGGGAGGTCGTCGCCCCCGGCGAGCGGCTGTCGTGGCCGCGGACGATCGGCATCGGACTCCAGCACGTCGTGGCCATGTTCGGCGCGACGTTCCTGGTGCCGATCCTCACCGGCTTCCCGCCGTCGACGACGCTGTTCTTCTCGGCGATCGGCACCATCGGGTTCCTGCTCATCACGGGCAACCGCCTGCCGAGCTACCTGGGGTCCAGCTTCGCGTTCATCGCGCCGATCGGTGCCGCCACGGCGTCGGGCGGCCACTCGGCGGCGGTCGGCGGCATCCTCGTCACCGGCCTGCTCCTGGTCGTCGTCGGGGTGGTCGTGCACTTCGCCGGCCCGCGCTGGATCGACGTCGTCATGCCGCCGATCGTCACCGGCGTCATCGTCGCGCTCATCGGCCTCAACCTCGCGCCGGCGGCGTGGAACAACTACTCGCAGGCTCCCGTGACGGCCACGGTGACGCTCGCGTCGGTGATCCTCATCTCCGTGCTGTTCCGCGGCATCCTCGGTCGCCTGTCCATCCTGCTCGGCGTCCTCGTCGGGTACGTCGTCGCGGTGGTGCGCGGCGAGGTGGACTTCACCCAGGTCGACCAGGCGAGCCTGTTCGGGCTGCCCGAGTTCACCGCCCCCACGTTCGACCCGTCGGTGCTCGGGCTGTTCCTGCCCGTCGTGTTCGTCCTCGTCGCCGAGAACGTCGGCCACGTGAAGTCCGTGGCGGCGATGACCGGTCAGAACCTCGACGACAAGATGGGTCGTGCGCTGCTCGCCGACGGCGTCGCGACGACGCTGGCTGGCACCGGCGGAGGGTCCGGCACCACCACGTACGCGGAGAACATCGGCGTCATGGCGGCCACCCGCGTCTACTCGACGGCCGCCTACTGGGTGGCGGGGATCGGTGCGCTGCTGCTGTCGTTCTCGCCGGTCTTCGGGGAGATCGTCAACAGCGTCCCGGTCGGCGTCCTGGGCGGCGTCACGACCGTCCTGTACGGCATGATCGGCGTGCTCGGCTTCCGCATCTGGGTGCAGAACCGGGTGGACTTCGCCGACCCGGTGAACCTCACCACCGCCGCCGTGCCGCTCGTCATCGGGATCGCGAACTTCCGGTGGACGGTCGGCGACCTGGTGTTCGAGGGCATCGCCCTGGGCACCGCCGCGGCGCTCGTGGTCTACCACCTCATGCGGACGATCGGCCGCTGGCGCGGGACGACGACGGAGATCGCCTCCCCGGCGTCGGCGTCGATGACCGACGCACCCGACGGCACGGACCCGGTCCGCGCGGCGGACGACGCGTCCGGCGTCAGCTCCGACTGA
- a CDS encoding LytR C-terminal domain-containing protein, with product MTSTAPDPARVARRRRKHERQAVVFGLLLTFLVLAGLGALAIYTDTIEAPFAEPIHTPVTAVTAMRPACLPESEDGTLPLPYDEVRVRIYNAADDRFALAGANEEVLSERGFDVRDSGDFSRSVDGLSEIRYGANGIAAAYTLAAQFSDIELILDDRNGGVVDLVVGSEWVEPLPVEEVPLAADQPLQNRPGCVPLDQLTPVAREYGLGRDPQEEAPPEG from the coding sequence GTGACCTCGACTGCCCCGGACCCTGCACGCGTCGCTCGACGCCGACGCAAGCACGAACGCCAGGCCGTCGTCTTCGGGCTGCTCCTGACCTTCCTCGTCCTCGCCGGGCTCGGGGCGCTGGCCATCTACACGGACACCATCGAGGCGCCGTTCGCCGAGCCGATCCACACCCCCGTCACGGCGGTCACCGCCATGCGTCCCGCCTGCCTGCCGGAGTCCGAGGACGGCACGCTGCCGCTGCCGTACGACGAGGTGCGGGTGCGGATCTACAACGCCGCCGACGACCGGTTCGCCCTCGCCGGCGCGAACGAGGAGGTCCTCAGCGAGCGCGGGTTCGACGTCCGCGACTCGGGTGACTTCTCCCGGTCCGTCGACGGGCTGTCCGAGATCCGCTACGGCGCCAACGGCATCGCCGCGGCCTACACGCTCGCCGCCCAGTTCTCCGACATCGAGCTCATCCTCGACGACCGCAACGGCGGGGTCGTCGACCTCGTCGTCGGCAGCGAGTGGGTGGAGCCGCTGCCGGTCGAGGAGGTCCCCCTGGCCGCCGACCAGCCGCTGCAGAACCGCCCCGGCTGCGTGCCGCTCGACCAGCTCACCCCGGTCGCGCGCGAGTACGGCCTCGGGCGGGACCCCCAGGAAGAGGCCCCGCCCGAGGGGTGA
- a CDS encoding type II toxin-antitoxin system VapB family antitoxin, producing the protein MIFKAVGAGRPYPDHGRDGVGDWSDVPPRQVRLDELVTTKRTLDLDALLADDSTFFGDLFAHVVEYRGVLYLEDGLHRAVRAALQQRPILHARVLTVA; encoded by the coding sequence ATGATCTTCAAGGCCGTGGGAGCAGGACGCCCGTACCCGGACCACGGACGCGACGGCGTCGGGGACTGGTCGGACGTCCCGCCGCGCCAGGTCCGCCTCGACGAGCTCGTCACCACCAAGCGCACCCTCGACCTCGACGCGCTCCTCGCGGACGACTCCACGTTCTTCGGCGACCTGTTCGCCCACGTCGTCGAGTACCGCGGCGTGCTCTACCTCGAGGACGGGCTGCACCGCGCCGTCCGCGCCGCGCTCCAGCAGCGCCCCATCCTGCACGCTCGCGTCCTCACGGTGGCGTGA
- a CDS encoding MetQ/NlpA family ABC transporter substrate-binding protein: MNLRTTLLTAGAVASVLALTACGGDSEAAAPAAGTPEDPIRIGVVSSGEDYWTTFTEAAAAEGITVQIENFSDYQLPNQGLSDGDLDLNQFQHLQFLAGYNVARGEDLTPIGATAVYPLGLYSAKHASLDEIPAGGQVAIPNDETNQARALLVLQEAGLIALQGGGNSFSTPADVIAEESKVTVTPVDAAQTALALQDVDASIINNDFVGDAGLTVDDAIFSDDPDASAAEPYINIWVSRAEDADDETLNQLVDIFHTTEVEEGVIAASGGTGVIKDNDAADLQTILDGIESNLADQG; the protein is encoded by the coding sequence GTGAACCTGCGCACCACCCTGCTCACCGCCGGCGCCGTCGCCTCCGTCCTCGCCCTGACCGCCTGCGGCGGCGACAGCGAGGCCGCCGCCCCCGCGGCCGGCACCCCCGAGGACCCGATCCGCATCGGCGTCGTCTCCTCCGGCGAGGACTACTGGACCACCTTCACCGAGGCCGCCGCGGCCGAGGGCATCACCGTCCAGATCGAGAACTTCTCCGACTACCAGCTCCCCAACCAGGGGCTGAGCGACGGTGACCTCGACCTCAACCAGTTCCAGCACCTGCAGTTCCTCGCCGGCTACAACGTGGCCCGCGGCGAGGACCTCACCCCCATCGGCGCCACCGCCGTCTACCCGCTCGGCCTCTACTCGGCGAAGCACGCGAGCCTCGACGAGATCCCCGCCGGCGGCCAGGTCGCCATCCCCAACGACGAGACCAACCAGGCGCGCGCCCTCCTCGTCCTCCAGGAGGCCGGCCTCATCGCCCTCCAGGGCGGCGGCAACTCGTTCTCCACGCCGGCCGACGTGATCGCCGAGGAGTCGAAGGTCACCGTCACCCCCGTGGACGCCGCGCAGACCGCGCTCGCCCTGCAGGACGTCGACGCCTCGATCATCAACAACGACTTCGTCGGCGATGCGGGCCTCACCGTGGACGACGCGATCTTCTCCGACGACCCGGACGCGTCCGCGGCCGAGCCGTACATCAACATCTGGGTGTCGCGTGCCGAGGACGCCGACGACGAGACGCTGAACCAGCTCGTCGACATCTTCCACACCACCGAGGTCGAGGAGGGCGTCATCGCCGCCTCGGGCGGCACCGGCGTCATCAAGGACAACGACGCCGCCGACCTCCAGACCATCCTCGACGGCATCGAGTCGAACCTCGCCGACCAGGGCTGA
- a CDS encoding methionine ABC transporter ATP-binding protein has translation MSEPIISFRDVVKEFPAHRGLGRGRRRDAAVRAVDGVTLDVEAGEIFGVIGYSGAGKSTLVRLVNALETTTAGSVVVDGTDLTGLSEARLRPVRAGIGMIFQQFNLLSSRTVAGNVAYPLEVAGWSRADRDARVAELLDFVGIADKASVYPSKLSGGQKQRVGIARALAANPRILLADEATSALDPETTADVLALLQRVNRELGITVVVITHEMEVVRSICHRVAVMEHGRVVELGDAYGIFSSPAHAVTRRFVASALRDRPSDAVLTRLRTRHAGRIVSVRVDEVAGSSAQVMGALADHGVTGTIVYGGISEVAERPYGSLTLELVGSDDAVHAALDALRSVTAVVDHGTAAHPLDTDDIPSGRAPGAEGTDRPAGDRPAPPARPPLGGGLFGGTTGTVEGNAR, from the coding sequence GTGAGCGAGCCCATCATCAGCTTCCGCGACGTCGTCAAGGAGTTCCCCGCCCATCGAGGGCTCGGACGTGGCCGACGTCGCGACGCCGCGGTGCGCGCCGTCGACGGCGTCACGCTGGACGTCGAGGCAGGCGAGATCTTCGGGGTCATCGGCTACTCGGGCGCCGGCAAGTCGACGCTCGTGCGGCTCGTCAACGCGCTGGAGACGACGACGGCGGGGTCCGTCGTCGTCGACGGCACCGACCTGACCGGGCTGAGCGAGGCGCGGCTGCGCCCCGTGCGGGCCGGGATCGGGATGATCTTCCAGCAGTTCAACCTGCTGTCGTCGCGGACCGTCGCGGGCAACGTCGCATACCCGCTGGAGGTCGCGGGCTGGTCCCGCGCCGACCGCGACGCCCGGGTGGCCGAGCTGCTCGACTTCGTCGGCATCGCGGACAAGGCGAGCGTCTACCCGTCGAAGCTGTCCGGCGGGCAGAAGCAGCGCGTCGGCATCGCCCGCGCGCTCGCCGCGAACCCGAGGATCCTGCTCGCCGACGAGGCCACGAGCGCCCTCGACCCCGAGACCACGGCCGACGTCCTCGCGCTGCTGCAGCGCGTGAACCGGGAGCTCGGCATCACCGTGGTGGTCATCACCCACGAGATGGAGGTCGTCCGGTCGATCTGCCACCGGGTGGCGGTGATGGAGCACGGGCGCGTCGTCGAGCTCGGCGACGCGTACGGCATCTTCAGCTCCCCGGCGCACGCCGTGACCCGCCGGTTCGTCGCCTCCGCGCTGCGGGACCGGCCTTCCGACGCCGTCCTGACGCGCCTGCGCACCCGGCACGCGGGGCGCATCGTGTCCGTCCGGGTGGACGAGGTCGCGGGGTCGTCGGCGCAGGTCATGGGTGCGCTGGCCGACCACGGCGTCACCGGCACCATCGTCTACGGCGGGATCTCCGAGGTGGCCGAGCGTCCGTACGGCTCGCTCACGCTCGAGCTCGTCGGGTCCGACGACGCCGTGCACGCCGCGCTCGACGCGCTGCGGTCCGTGACCGCCGTCGTCGACCACGGCACGGCGGCCCACCCGCTCGACACCGACGACATCCCCAGCGGCCGGGCACCGGGCGCCGAGGGGACCGACCGTCCGGCCGGCGACCGGCCCGCGCCGCCCGCTCGCCCGCCTCTCGGTGGCGGGCTGTTCGGCGGCACCACCGGCACCGTGGAAGGGAACGCCCGATGA
- a CDS encoding methionine ABC transporter permease, which yields MRPDLVPLLVDAFGQTMYMVLITLVVGGFFGLVIGLGLYLTRPGNLLANRGVFAVLNVAVNIVRPVPFLIFLVALGPVTRALVGTTIGIEAFTFAMCVMASFVFARLVEQNLVSIDPGVIEAARAMGASPLRIVRTVVVPEALSPLILGYTFLFVGVLDMSAIAGYLGAGGLGAFAIDYGYRQFDWAVTAIVVVVIIVIVQLVQWLGNGLARRALRR from the coding sequence ATGAGACCGGATCTTGTCCCCCTGCTGGTCGACGCGTTCGGCCAGACGATGTACATGGTGCTCATCACGCTGGTGGTGGGCGGGTTCTTCGGCCTGGTGATCGGGCTCGGCCTGTACCTGACGCGGCCCGGCAACCTGCTGGCGAACCGGGGCGTGTTCGCGGTGCTGAACGTGGCGGTGAACATCGTCCGGCCGGTGCCGTTCCTCATCTTCCTCGTGGCGCTGGGCCCGGTGACGCGCGCGCTGGTGGGCACCACGATCGGTATCGAGGCGTTCACGTTCGCGATGTGCGTCATGGCGTCGTTCGTGTTCGCGCGTCTCGTGGAGCAGAACCTGGTGTCCATCGACCCGGGTGTCATCGAGGCGGCGCGCGCGATGGGGGCGTCACCGCTGCGGATCGTGCGCACGGTGGTGGTGCCCGAGGCGCTGTCCCCGCTGATCCTGGGGTACACGTTCCTGTTCGTCGGGGTGCTCGACATGTCCGCCATCGCCGGGTACCTGGGTGCCGGCGGTCTGGGCGCCTTCGCGATCGACTACGGCTACCGCCAGTTCGACTGGGCGGTCACGGCGATCGTGGTGGTCGTCATCATCGTCATCGTGCAGCTCGTGCAGTGGTTGGGCAACGGCCTGGCGAGGCGGGCGCTGCGCCGCTGA
- a CDS encoding ABC transporter ATP-binding protein encodes MSALELTGVRHTFAGRTALDGLDLAVAPGEVVALVGLNGAGKTTALRVLTGRLRPDGGRARVHGQDPARLTPAAARRFGHCVGAGLVDPDLTVRENLRTAALLHGLDRGSVPSACAAALDRLDLGAWADARARTLSAGNAQRLGIACAAVHTPAALVLDEPTATLDPRGVVVVRTLVRSLADAGAAVLVSSHHLDEVARVADRVLVVHAGRVVGGLAPGAEMEQRFFGAVLAADGGTR; translated from the coding sequence ATGAGCGCGCTCGAGCTCACGGGGGTGCGCCACACGTTCGCCGGCCGCACCGCCCTCGACGGCCTCGACCTCGCCGTCGCGCCGGGTGAGGTCGTGGCCCTCGTCGGGCTCAACGGCGCCGGGAAGACCACCGCCCTGCGCGTGCTCACCGGTCGCCTGCGGCCCGACGGCGGGCGCGCCCGCGTCCACGGCCAGGACCCGGCCCGGCTCACCCCCGCCGCCGCCCGCCGCTTCGGGCACTGCGTCGGCGCCGGGCTCGTCGACCCCGACCTCACGGTCCGGGAGAACCTGCGCACCGCGGCGCTGCTGCACGGGCTCGACCGCGGCTCCGTGCCCTCCGCCTGCGCCGCCGCTCTCGACCGGCTCGACCTCGGCGCCTGGGCCGACGCCCGCGCCCGCACCCTGTCGGCCGGGAACGCGCAACGGCTCGGCATCGCGTGCGCTGCCGTGCACACCCCCGCCGCGCTCGTGCTCGACGAACCCACGGCGACCCTCGACCCCCGCGGGGTCGTCGTCGTGCGCACCCTCGTGCGGTCCCTCGCGGACGCCGGCGCGGCCGTGCTCGTGTCGAGCCACCACCTCGACGAGGTGGCGCGCGTCGCGGACCGCGTGCTGGTCGTGCACGCGGGGCGGGTCGTGGGCGGGCTCGCGCCGGGTGCGGAGATGGAGCAGCGGTTCTTCGGGGCGGTGCTCGCCGCGGACGGGGGGACACGGTGA
- a CDS encoding TetR/AcrR family transcriptional regulator, translating to MSIPATPRARRTRDRIQAVALDLFEQHGYAATTVDRIADAAGITPMTFFRHYPTKDAVVVTDPFDPLVAAAVGAQPADLPPLERVRRGLLAALDAVDPDDDEVARRRVAVVAAEPTLRPAVVAATAATETAIVDRLVADGTPRLDASVAAAACLAACTAALLAADPAAPLHATVGRALDVLAGTP from the coding sequence GTGAGCATCCCGGCGACCCCCCGCGCACGACGGACCCGCGACCGCATCCAGGCCGTCGCCCTCGACCTGTTCGAGCAGCACGGCTACGCCGCGACCACCGTCGACCGGATCGCGGACGCCGCCGGCATCACCCCCATGACGTTCTTCCGCCACTACCCCACGAAGGATGCCGTCGTCGTCACCGACCCGTTCGACCCCCTCGTCGCCGCCGCCGTCGGCGCGCAACCGGCCGACCTGCCGCCCCTCGAACGGGTCCGCCGCGGGCTCCTCGCCGCGCTCGACGCTGTGGACCCCGACGACGACGAGGTCGCACGCCGCCGCGTCGCCGTCGTCGCCGCCGAACCCACGCTGCGCCCCGCCGTCGTCGCCGCCACCGCCGCCACCGAGACCGCGATCGTCGACCGGCTCGTCGCCGACGGCACGCCCCGTCTCGACGCCTCCGTCGCGGCCGCGGCCTGCCTCGCCGCCTGCACGGCCGCGCTGCTCGCCGCCGACCCCGCCGCACCCCTGCACGCCACCGTGGGCCGCGCGCTCGACGTCCTGGCCGGCACGCCATGA
- a CDS encoding DNA polymerase III subunit gamma and tau, whose product MTTALYRRYRPETFAEVIGQEHVTAPLMQALRSGRVNHAYLFSGPRGCGKTTSARILARTLNCHRNTPEQPIDTPCGECPSCVELARGGSGSLDVVEIDAASHGGVDDARDLRERATFAPTRDRYKIFVIDEAHMVSPAGFNALLKIVEEPPPHIKFVFATTEPDKVIGTIRSRTHHYPFRLLPPDVLGPYLEQLCTAEGVELGAGVTPLVTRAGGGSARDTLSVLDQLIAGATGKTVEYDTAVGLLGFTHATLLDDVVDAIAARDGGSIFRVVDHVVATGHEPRRFVEDVLERLRDLIVIAVSGDAAGAVLRDLPADQLDRMRHQAANLGVAELSRAADLVNDALTEMAGATSPRLHLELLCARLLLPGADDGTQGLAARLDRLERGAVAAGPVAPAGQAPVSAAPAGATAGVGGTGAAAAVPATPAPGVAGADGGLSGVAAARAALLASRRSTGSAGSAASAVEVPAPAPPSAGGPSGPGDGAHPDRDVEVTASAATPSNPADDAGQDPDVAPQAADGSPEVGARTAVVAAPSPHAPASTVPEQAVTGAPSTEAAAATSAQGEPEPSEPAPSVAPAAVEPEPSEPEPRTAGAADAAADASPSRPAAASDGSADGQAATAAGTPTTPSTPVGSVSAPAGTTAEDVRRRWDEVVANLTSPVTRALVDQNAQVASLTGDRLLLAFQTEPLARNFSQPRHLEAFGDALYQTLGLRAQVDVTVGAPGPGDGPAAGRQDAGSPQASTGRPPGGPVGGTGNARSGRSGGAGPDRGGRSGHHAAGDALADEDPGDPGDPWPDVPPPPDAPDAPDVADSGRGTGAGPTGATGPAPGRGAAEAADAAWLAGTPTRAVAPAAEPAPAQPPAGRSGGSASSAAPAGDRPSSGTNGPSGAGGTPSSGARAAAARAAARPTASAVPDRPAAPEPPPDPGYADGDDASDDDPDIASTGLVGVPLVVKMLDGAVIDEVVDQP is encoded by the coding sequence GTGACCACCGCTCTGTACCGCCGCTACCGGCCCGAGACGTTCGCCGAGGTGATCGGCCAGGAGCACGTCACCGCCCCGCTGATGCAGGCGCTGCGCAGCGGGCGCGTCAACCACGCCTACCTGTTCTCCGGCCCGCGCGGCTGCGGCAAGACGACGTCGGCGCGCATCCTCGCGCGCACGCTCAACTGCCACCGCAACACCCCCGAGCAGCCGATCGACACCCCCTGCGGCGAGTGCCCGTCGTGCGTCGAGCTCGCGCGTGGCGGCTCCGGCTCGCTCGACGTGGTGGAGATCGACGCCGCGTCGCACGGCGGGGTCGACGACGCCCGCGACCTGCGCGAGCGCGCGACCTTCGCGCCCACGCGCGACCGGTACAAGATCTTCGTCATCGACGAGGCGCACATGGTGTCGCCCGCGGGCTTCAACGCCCTGCTGAAGATCGTCGAGGAGCCCCCGCCCCACATCAAGTTCGTCTTCGCGACGACGGAGCCCGACAAGGTCATCGGCACCATCCGGTCGCGGACGCACCACTACCCGTTCCGGCTGCTGCCGCCCGACGTGCTCGGCCCGTACCTGGAGCAGCTCTGCACCGCCGAGGGCGTCGAGCTCGGTGCGGGCGTGACCCCGCTGGTCACGCGTGCCGGCGGCGGCTCCGCCCGGGACACCCTGTCCGTGCTGGACCAGCTCATCGCCGGCGCCACGGGAAAGACCGTCGAGTACGACACCGCCGTCGGCCTGCTCGGCTTCACGCACGCCACGCTGCTCGACGACGTCGTCGACGCGATCGCCGCGCGCGACGGCGGCTCGATCTTCCGCGTCGTGGACCACGTCGTCGCGACGGGGCACGAGCCGCGCCGGTTCGTCGAGGACGTCCTCGAGCGGCTGCGCGACCTCATCGTCATCGCCGTGTCCGGGGACGCCGCGGGCGCCGTGCTGCGCGACCTGCCCGCCGACCAGCTCGACCGGATGCGGCACCAGGCGGCGAACCTCGGGGTCGCGGAGCTGTCCCGTGCCGCCGACCTCGTCAACGACGCCCTCACCGAGATGGCCGGGGCCACGTCACCGCGCCTCCACCTGGAGCTGCTGTGCGCGCGGCTCCTGCTGCCCGGCGCCGACGACGGCACGCAGGGCCTCGCCGCCCGGCTCGACCGGCTCGAGCGGGGCGCCGTGGCCGCCGGGCCGGTCGCGCCCGCCGGGCAGGCGCCCGTGTCCGCCGCCCCCGCAGGAGCGACGGCCGGTGTCGGCGGAACCGGAGCCGCCGCAGCCGTGCCGGCGACACCTGCCCCGGGCGTCGCCGGGGCGGACGGCGGGCTGTCCGGTGTCGCCGCCGCGCGGGCCGCGCTCCTGGCGAGCCGCCGATCCACCGGTTCCGCGGGGTCCGCGGCCTCCGCCGTGGAGGTGCCGGCCCCTGCCCCTCCCTCTGCCGGAGGACCCTCCGGGCCCGGCGACGGCGCGCACCCCGACCGCGACGTCGAGGTGACGGCGAGTGCGGCGACGCCGTCGAACCCGGCGGACGACGCGGGGCAGGATCCCGACGTGGCGCCGCAGGCGGCCGACGGGAGCCCGGAGGTCGGTGCCCGCACCGCCGTCGTGGCCGCGCCGTCCCCGCATGCTCCGGCGAGCACGGTCCCCGAGCAGGCCGTGACCGGTGCGCCGAGCACCGAGGCCGCCGCCGCGACCTCGGCCCAGGGCGAGCCTGAGCCCTCCGAGCCCGCGCCGTCCGTGGCGCCCGCCGCCGTCGAGCCCGAGCCCTCCGAGCCGGAACCCCGCACGGCGGGCGCGGCCGACGCCGCGGCCGACGCCTCACCGTCGCGGCCCGCGGCCGCGTCGGACGGCTCGGCCGACGGCCAGGCAGCCACGGCCGCCGGCACGCCGACCACGCCGAGCACGCCGGTCGGCAGCGTCTCCGCGCCCGCCGGCACGACCGCGGAGGATGTGCGGCGCCGCTGGGACGAGGTGGTCGCGAACCTCACGAGCCCGGTGACGCGCGCTCTGGTGGACCAGAACGCGCAGGTCGCCTCGCTGACGGGGGACCGGCTGCTGCTCGCGTTCCAGACCGAGCCGCTGGCCCGCAACTTCTCGCAGCCCCGCCACCTCGAGGCGTTCGGCGACGCGCTCTACCAGACGCTCGGGCTGCGCGCGCAGGTCGACGTGACCGTCGGGGCCCCCGGTCCCGGCGACGGCCCTGCCGCCGGCCGGCAGGACGCCGGCTCCCCGCAGGCCTCGACCGGCCGTCCGCCCGGGGGACCCGTCGGCGGTACCGGGAACGCCCGGTCCGGGCGCTCCGGCGGTGCGGGCCCCGATCGGGGGGGACGGTCCGGGCACCACGCCGCGGGCGACGCCCTGGCCGACGAGGACCCGGGCGACCCGGGCGACCCCTGGCCGGACGTCCCGCCACCCCCGGACGCGCCCGACGCTCCCGACGTGGCCGACTCCGGCCGCGGGACCGGTGCGGGGCCGACCGGTGCCACCGGTCCGGCGCCGGGCAGGGGAGCGGCCGAGGCTGCCGACGCCGCCTGGCTCGCGGGCACCCCGACGCGCGCGGTCGCGCCCGCGGCTGAGCCCGCGCCGGCGCAGCCGCCTGCCGGTCGGTCGGGGGGCAGCGCGTCGTCGGCCGCACCCGCCGGCGACCGTCCCTCCAGCGGCACGAACGGCCCGAGCGGCGCAGGCGGCACGCCGTCGTCCGGCGCGCGCGCCGCGGCGGCGCGGGCGGCGGCCCGTCCCACGGCGTCGGCCGTGCCGGACCGTCCGGCCGCCCCGGAGCCGCCGCCGGACCCCGGCTACGCCGACGGCGACGACGCCTCCGACGACGACCCGGACATCGCGTCCACCGGTCTCGTCGGCGTGCCGCTGGTGGTCAAGATGCTCGACGGCGCGGTCATCGACGAGGTCGTCGACCAGCCGTGA
- a CDS encoding NUDIX hydrolase, producing the protein MTTPTTLHIVAAVIERDGRALLVRKRGTTAFMQVGGKIEPGEDPIAALVRECAEEIGLVVDAALVRPLGRHHAVAANEPDHVVDAHVFAVDLPDGFEPAPRAELAEVVWVDPAAPATTHPVAPLSVDLLARAGGRADWPA; encoded by the coding sequence GTGACGACGCCGACCACCCTGCACATCGTGGCGGCCGTCATCGAGCGCGACGGCCGCGCCCTGCTGGTCCGCAAGCGCGGCACGACCGCGTTCATGCAGGTGGGCGGCAAGATCGAGCCGGGGGAGGACCCGATCGCGGCGCTCGTGCGGGAGTGCGCGGAGGAGATCGGGCTCGTCGTGGACGCCGCGCTGGTGCGCCCGCTGGGCCGCCACCACGCGGTGGCCGCGAACGAGCCCGACCACGTGGTGGACGCGCACGTGTTCGCCGTCGACCTGCCCGACGGCTTCGAACCGGCACCCCGGGCGGAGCTCGCCGAGGTGGTGTGGGTCGACCCGGCCGCACCGGCGACCACGCATCCCGTCGCGCCGCTGTCCGTGGACCTGCTCGCCCGTGCCGGAGGTCGGGCAGACTGGCCCGCGTGA